A genomic segment from Spinacia oleracea cultivar Varoflay chromosome 3, BTI_SOV_V1, whole genome shotgun sequence encodes:
- the LOC110786274 gene encoding TSL-kinase interacting protein 1 isoform X2 translates to MKSFKQPKEKGEQVPIQGSISKSTIGSKKSSKSPRGQHQKKADKGSGLQTINQMPPKIKPANEIMLRSSPKIKLQLFPIDEKFRIGLEKDGHNPFLELTLSSRKKISSVLKHLYNKWGSSSIAIGELMLFPFNIAAESLTSCRRWTSSDIGIRAGDIHAMLGNPEIFRLSYGWVSFQPNTSPSHCTKPGQVKNVCRHTMEDTCTTRNGADGTSKPCNEEEFIHMAFRQPVIPEPLPQVVNKNQDEVKSDDFMPSKSSKIENYNAVEEDPSAEPLKHEEPRVDTGMLWSDLSNISIGGLLSEVSMQGRLLSQTTVADSLDAFIEQFKYPQAGTTISSMPSSILDAENTCHSFAFSKQSSSGKDLPTIGRRAFSGLSDHNAASDTFKSPKSEVNAQGCALGNTNVQEPKTDCLPFSSGVCNNENSLGFSSIRWNDSLGPFDLPLTSRQIIKNAN, encoded by the exons ATGAAGTCCTTTAAACAGCCAAAAGAGAAGGGAGAACAAGTTCCCATTCAAGGAAGCATTAGTAAGAGTACCATCGGTAGTAAGAAATCGAGTAAGAGTCCCAGAGGGCAGCACCAAAAAAAAGCAG ATAAAGGCTCTGGTCTACAAACTATTAACCAAATGCCTCCAAAGATCAAGCCAGCTAATGAAATAATGTTGCGTTCTTCtccaaaaattaaattacaGCTTTTCCCGATAGATGAAAAATTTCGGATTGGATTGGAAAAG GACGGCCATAATCCATTCCTGGAGTTAACTCTTAGTTCACGAAAGAAAATATCCTCTGTGTTAAAGCACCTTTACAATAAATGGGGCAGTTCAAGCATTGCAATAGGAGAGCTGATGCTTTTCCCTTTCAACATTGCAGCAGAGAGTTTGACGAGTTGTAGAAGGTGGACTTCAAGTGACATTGGCATTCGTGCAGGAGATATTCATGCAATGCTTGGAAATCCAGAAATCTTTCGCTTAAG CTATGGCTGGGTTTCCTTTCAACCCAACACCTCTCCTTCACATTGTACCAAGCCTGGTCAGGTAAAGAATGTTTGTCGCCATACCATGGAGGATACGTGTACTACTAGGAATGGGGCAGATGGAACAAGCAAGCCATGCAATGAGGAGGAGTTTATTCATATGGCATTTAGGCAGCCAGTTATACCTGAACCACTGCCTCAGGTAGTTAACAAGAATCAAGATGAGGTGAAAAGTGATGACTTTATGCCGAGCAAGTCCAGcaaaatagaaaattataaTGCAGTTGAAGAAGACCCATCAGCTGAACCATTAAAACATGAG gaGCCAAGGGTGGATACGGGAATGCTGTGGTCTGACTTAAGTAATATAAGCATTGGAGGTCTTCTGTCTGAAGTATCTATGCAGGGAAGATTGTTATCTCAGACTACTGTGGCTGACTCACTAGATGCTTTCATTGAACAATTTAAATACCCTCAAGCTGGAACTACTATATCTAGTATGCCTTCATCTATTCTGGATGCGGAAAACACATGTCATTCATTTGCATTCTCAAAACAGTCATCCTCCGGTAAAGACTTACCAACCATTGGAAGAAGGGCCTTTTCTGGGTTATCCGACCACAATGCTGCTTCTGATACATTTAAGTCTCCCAAGTCTGAG GTCAATGCACAAGGCTGTGCATTAGGAAACACCAATGTTCAGGAACCCAAAACGGATTGTCTTCCTTTTTCATCAGGAGTATGTAATAATGAGAACAGCCTTGGTTTTTCCAGCATTAGATGG aATGACTCTTTGGGGCCCTTTGACCTTCCCTTGACATCGCGGCAGATTATAAAAAATGCTAATTAA
- the LOC110786274 gene encoding TSL-kinase interacting protein 1 isoform X1, giving the protein MKSFKQPKEKGEQVPIQGSISKSTIGSKKSSKSPRGQHQKKAVGKDALSTLSKVLQPGDCNADKGSGLQTINQMPPKIKPANEIMLRSSPKIKLQLFPIDEKFRIGLEKDGHNPFLELTLSSRKKISSVLKHLYNKWGSSSIAIGELMLFPFNIAAESLTSCRRWTSSDIGIRAGDIHAMLGNPEIFRLSYGWVSFQPNTSPSHCTKPGQVKNVCRHTMEDTCTTRNGADGTSKPCNEEEFIHMAFRQPVIPEPLPQVVNKNQDEVKSDDFMPSKSSKIENYNAVEEDPSAEPLKHEEPRVDTGMLWSDLSNISIGGLLSEVSMQGRLLSQTTVADSLDAFIEQFKYPQAGTTISSMPSSILDAENTCHSFAFSKQSSSGKDLPTIGRRAFSGLSDHNAASDTFKSPKSEVNAQGCALGNTNVQEPKTDCLPFSSGVCNNENSLGFSSIRWNDSLGPFDLPLTSRQIIKNAN; this is encoded by the exons ATGAAGTCCTTTAAACAGCCAAAAGAGAAGGGAGAACAAGTTCCCATTCAAGGAAGCATTAGTAAGAGTACCATCGGTAGTAAGAAATCGAGTAAGAGTCCCAGAGGGCAGCACCAAAAAAAAGCAG TTGGAAAAGACGCACTCTCCACACTCTCTAAAGTTCTACAACCTGGTGATTGCAATGCAGATAAAGGCTCTGGTCTACAAACTATTAACCAAATGCCTCCAAAGATCAAGCCAGCTAATGAAATAATGTTGCGTTCTTCtccaaaaattaaattacaGCTTTTCCCGATAGATGAAAAATTTCGGATTGGATTGGAAAAG GACGGCCATAATCCATTCCTGGAGTTAACTCTTAGTTCACGAAAGAAAATATCCTCTGTGTTAAAGCACCTTTACAATAAATGGGGCAGTTCAAGCATTGCAATAGGAGAGCTGATGCTTTTCCCTTTCAACATTGCAGCAGAGAGTTTGACGAGTTGTAGAAGGTGGACTTCAAGTGACATTGGCATTCGTGCAGGAGATATTCATGCAATGCTTGGAAATCCAGAAATCTTTCGCTTAAG CTATGGCTGGGTTTCCTTTCAACCCAACACCTCTCCTTCACATTGTACCAAGCCTGGTCAGGTAAAGAATGTTTGTCGCCATACCATGGAGGATACGTGTACTACTAGGAATGGGGCAGATGGAACAAGCAAGCCATGCAATGAGGAGGAGTTTATTCATATGGCATTTAGGCAGCCAGTTATACCTGAACCACTGCCTCAGGTAGTTAACAAGAATCAAGATGAGGTGAAAAGTGATGACTTTATGCCGAGCAAGTCCAGcaaaatagaaaattataaTGCAGTTGAAGAAGACCCATCAGCTGAACCATTAAAACATGAG gaGCCAAGGGTGGATACGGGAATGCTGTGGTCTGACTTAAGTAATATAAGCATTGGAGGTCTTCTGTCTGAAGTATCTATGCAGGGAAGATTGTTATCTCAGACTACTGTGGCTGACTCACTAGATGCTTTCATTGAACAATTTAAATACCCTCAAGCTGGAACTACTATATCTAGTATGCCTTCATCTATTCTGGATGCGGAAAACACATGTCATTCATTTGCATTCTCAAAACAGTCATCCTCCGGTAAAGACTTACCAACCATTGGAAGAAGGGCCTTTTCTGGGTTATCCGACCACAATGCTGCTTCTGATACATTTAAGTCTCCCAAGTCTGAG GTCAATGCACAAGGCTGTGCATTAGGAAACACCAATGTTCAGGAACCCAAAACGGATTGTCTTCCTTTTTCATCAGGAGTATGTAATAATGAGAACAGCCTTGGTTTTTCCAGCATTAGATGG aATGACTCTTTGGGGCCCTTTGACCTTCCCTTGACATCGCGGCAGATTATAAAAAATGCTAATTAA